Proteins from one Rosa chinensis cultivar Old Blush chromosome 7, RchiOBHm-V2, whole genome shotgun sequence genomic window:
- the LOC121050469 gene encoding uncharacterized protein LOC121050469, whose amino-acid sequence MDMMVRQSNRRVACERWKDLVGPRIKKIIDKIGQRATEYRAHRAGEFIFQITGCGEHGSKHAVDLGLHTCTCKRWQLSGIPCVHAVCALRFKKQEVALYCHDYLMPSTYMEAYNPIIYPIAGQEDWEPVDYPIAPPLFKQQPGRPKMKRVKEPGERNQTTAPPAPKEGKLPKTGIKMSCRVCGQQGHNKLGCPITKAAKAAATVSP is encoded by the coding sequence ATGGATATGATggtgaggcaatcaaatagaaGAGTGGCTTGTGAAAGGTGGAAGGATTTGGTTGGACCAAGAATCAAGAAGATCATTGACAAGATTGGTCAGAGAGCAACTGAATACAGAGCACATAGAGCTGGGGAGTTCATATTCCAGATCACTGGCTGTGGAGAGCATGGCAGCAAGCATGCTGTAGATCTGGGCCTTCATACTTGCACCTGTAAGAGGTGGCAGCTGAGTGGGATACCCTGTGTTCATGCCGTCTGTGCATTAAGATTCAAGAAACAGGAAGTTGCATTATATTGTCATGACTATCTTATGCCCTCAACCTATATGGAGGCCTACAACCCCATAATCTACCCTATTGCTGGCCAAGAGGATTGGGAACCTGTTGATTACCCCATTGCACCTCCACTTTTCAAGCAGCAACCTGGTCGGCCTAAGATGAAAAGGGTGAAGGAACCAGGAGAGAGGAATCAGACCACAGCCCCACCTGCACCTAAAGAAGGGAAGTTGCCTAAGACTGGTATAAAAATGTCTTGTAGAGTATGTGGCCAACAAGGACACAACAAGTTAGGTTGTCCAATCACAAAGGCAGCTAAGGCAGCAGCAACTGTAAGTCCTTAA
- the LOC112180711 gene encoding uncharacterized protein LOC112180711 isoform X1, with the protein MVITIEDLRKNETWLCGSFLKMVDDVKAMATDPSEQQVLLTQMVLKDLMMNRNKPEAAFPLGFPKKKRSGSRGMQKQNQNQKQRIIIKFKRCVSATTGIASYSCSVSPDSGIVVNPDPLHDDQKQDLKLKLKLKSKKRCYSEIEQAGDEGFEDINSKRLRKGKNDKRVLPSVQSITEYFPKEELQDRIRGSDHPKPRARAIAIAGKRNEIKISMTSFALSLLICFLSFSMLFEFGGCIQFLLMFTWSC; encoded by the exons atggTGATCACGATTGAAGATTTGAGGAAAAATGAGACCTGGCTTTGTGGGTCTTTCTTGAAAATGGTTGATGATGTGAAAGCCATGGCCACCGACCCATCTGAGCAACAAGTGCTTCTGACCCAGATGGTTTTGAAGGACTTGATGATGAATAGGAACAAACCAGAAGCAGCATTCCCACTTGGTTTTCCCAAAAAGAAGAGATCTGGATCTAGAGGGATGCAAAAgcagaatcagaatcagaagCAGAGGATCATCATCAAATTCAAACGCTGCGTCTCTGCCACTACAGGTATTGCTTCTTATTCTTGCTCTGTTTCCCCTGATTCTGGTATTGTTGTAAACCCAGACCCACTTCATGATGATCAGAAACaggatttgaaattgaaattgaaattgaagagcAAGAAGAGGTGCTACTCTGAAATCGAACAAGCAGGCGATGAAGGTTTCGAAGACATAAACTCGAAAAGGCTGAGAAAGGGAAAGAATGATAAGAGGGTGTTACCAAGTGTGCAATCGATCACTGAGTATTTTCCAAAGGAAGAATTGCAGGATCGTATTCGTG GATCAGATCACCCAAAGCCAAGAGCAAGAGCAATAGCAATAGCAGGGAAGAGGAATGAGATCAAGATCAGTATGACCAGCTTTGCTTTGTCCTTGTTAATCTGCTTTCT aTCATTCAGTATGCTCTTTGAGTTTGGGGGATGCATCCAATTTCTTCTTATGTTTACCTG GTCATGTTAA
- the LOC112180711 gene encoding uncharacterized protein LOC112180711 isoform X2 gives MVITIEDLRKNETWLCGSFLKMVDDVKAMATDPSEQQVLLTQMVLKDLMMNRNKPEAAFPLGFPKKKRSGSRGMQKQNQNQKQRIIIKFKRCVSATTGIASYSCSVSPDSGIVVNPDPLHDDQKQDLKLKLKLKSKKRCYSEIEQAGDEGFEDINSKRLRKGKNDKRVLPSVQSITEYFPKEELQDRIRGSDHPKPRARAIAIAGKRNEIKISMTSFALSLLICFLSC, from the exons atggTGATCACGATTGAAGATTTGAGGAAAAATGAGACCTGGCTTTGTGGGTCTTTCTTGAAAATGGTTGATGATGTGAAAGCCATGGCCACCGACCCATCTGAGCAACAAGTGCTTCTGACCCAGATGGTTTTGAAGGACTTGATGATGAATAGGAACAAACCAGAAGCAGCATTCCCACTTGGTTTTCCCAAAAAGAAGAGATCTGGATCTAGAGGGATGCAAAAgcagaatcagaatcagaagCAGAGGATCATCATCAAATTCAAACGCTGCGTCTCTGCCACTACAGGTATTGCTTCTTATTCTTGCTCTGTTTCCCCTGATTCTGGTATTGTTGTAAACCCAGACCCACTTCATGATGATCAGAAACaggatttgaaattgaaattgaaattgaagagcAAGAAGAGGTGCTACTCTGAAATCGAACAAGCAGGCGATGAAGGTTTCGAAGACATAAACTCGAAAAGGCTGAGAAAGGGAAAGAATGATAAGAGGGTGTTACCAAGTGTGCAATCGATCACTGAGTATTTTCCAAAGGAAGAATTGCAGGATCGTATTCGTG GATCAGATCACCCAAAGCCAAGAGCAAGAGCAATAGCAATAGCAGGGAAGAGGAATGAGATCAAGATCAGTATGACCAGCTTTGCTTTGTCCTTGTTAATCTGCTTTCT GTCATGTTAA